A genomic stretch from Edaphobacter aggregans includes:
- a CDS encoding sensor histidine kinase: MRLTTKLVLSATGLTFAIVFVLSSMFVGELLRQRIEQTAEANDVLAREVVLMTRQAVETGLRANPPADMTDEALHAAVTDALRSHQPLADVMKGIIRYSKTVQDVSVTDAHGLTLVSTDPDALNQQATYRMSLESVREGSILYQARQVFGKQRLLDMSQPLERNGMPFLVVHLGIQSTFLRSTYVPWLKKAMFVALAAAFLAMAAAALLANVALQPIEQISRQLEHLTLRAAGPQPLPGPDSGAHDAVVRVTKTIDRLGEQMRSREEGYTALQANLDQMLDTLRDGVLLFTADQRAVMVSDAVAYFLNEPEGDLVGRRLEEIFEPETALGAAVLEAFASGEPVSAEGVTLEDGRQVQISLDRIDDGLGGSGNMGTLLTLRDVESMMQLGQELEIARRLAAIGRLTAGVGHEVKNPINAMVVHLELLRGKLAGREGEMFSGAQRHVEILSGEMQRLDRVVQTLADFSRPMELKLREQDLRQVISSVVELTAAEMRENGVHVTAQGPPDPVMVRVDPELIRQALLNLLLNGMQAMSEGGQLWVRTHRDHQFAVVEVVDEGKGIPAELLPRIFELYFTTKPRGSGIGLAMTYRILQMHGGAMDVRSNADPAAADRGTTFTLRLPLASSAAEVRKGVAAGAVRKG; this comes from the coding sequence ATGCGTCTGACGACCAAGCTTGTGCTGTCGGCAACAGGGCTGACGTTTGCCATCGTGTTTGTGCTGTCGTCGATGTTTGTTGGAGAGCTGCTGCGGCAGAGGATCGAACAGACGGCGGAGGCGAACGACGTATTGGCACGTGAGGTTGTGCTGATGACGCGGCAGGCGGTGGAGACTGGGCTGCGGGCGAATCCTCCGGCAGACATGACCGATGAGGCGCTTCATGCGGCGGTCACGGATGCGCTACGAAGTCATCAGCCGCTGGCCGACGTGATGAAGGGGATCATTCGCTACTCGAAGACAGTGCAAGATGTGAGCGTGACGGATGCGCATGGGTTGACGCTGGTCAGTACGGACCCGGACGCGTTGAATCAGCAGGCGACCTACAGGATGAGCCTGGAGAGTGTGCGCGAAGGCAGCATTCTGTACCAGGCGCGGCAGGTGTTCGGTAAGCAGCGGCTTCTCGACATGTCGCAGCCCCTGGAGCGGAATGGGATGCCGTTTCTGGTGGTGCATCTGGGGATCCAGTCTACTTTTTTGCGGAGTACGTACGTACCGTGGTTGAAGAAGGCGATGTTTGTTGCGTTAGCGGCGGCGTTTCTGGCAATGGCGGCGGCTGCGCTGCTGGCGAATGTGGCGCTGCAGCCGATCGAACAGATCAGCAGACAACTGGAGCACCTGACGCTGAGGGCTGCGGGGCCACAGCCTCTGCCGGGACCGGATTCCGGAGCCCATGATGCTGTGGTGCGGGTGACGAAGACAATCGACCGGTTGGGCGAACAGATGCGCAGCAGGGAAGAGGGCTACACAGCACTGCAAGCCAACCTGGACCAGATGCTGGATACGCTGAGGGACGGCGTGCTGTTGTTCACGGCGGATCAGCGGGCGGTGATGGTGTCCGATGCTGTGGCGTATTTTTTGAACGAGCCGGAAGGGGATCTGGTGGGTCGACGGCTGGAGGAGATATTTGAGCCAGAGACAGCGCTGGGTGCGGCAGTGCTGGAGGCTTTCGCTAGCGGCGAACCCGTGAGCGCGGAGGGCGTGACGCTAGAGGATGGACGGCAGGTGCAGATATCGCTGGACCGGATCGATGATGGACTAGGCGGGAGCGGCAATATGGGCACATTGCTGACGCTGCGGGACGTCGAATCTATGATGCAACTGGGGCAGGAGCTTGAGATTGCGCGAAGACTGGCTGCGATTGGACGGCTGACAGCGGGTGTTGGGCATGAGGTCAAGAATCCGATCAATGCAATGGTGGTGCATTTGGAGCTGTTGCGCGGTAAGCTGGCTGGTCGTGAGGGAGAGATGTTCAGCGGGGCCCAGCGCCATGTAGAGATTCTGTCTGGGGAGATGCAGAGACTGGATCGAGTTGTGCAGACGTTGGCCGACTTTTCTCGTCCAATGGAGTTAAAACTGAGAGAGCAAGATCTGCGGCAGGTCATTAGCAGCGTGGTCGAGCTGACCGCAGCCGAGATGCGGGAGAATGGTGTGCATGTAACTGCGCAAGGGCCGCCGGATCCCGTGATGGTGCGGGTGGATCCGGAGCTGATTCGGCAAGCTTTGCTGAACCTGCTGTTGAACGGGATGCAGGCGATGTCAGAGGGCGGCCAGTTGTGGGTAAGGACGCATCGGGACCATCAATTTGCTGTTGTGGAGGTTGTGGATGAAGGAAAGGGTATACCAGCGGAGTTATTACCGCGTATCTTCGAACTGTACTTCACGACCAAACCAAGGGGGAGCGGGATAGGGTTGGCGATGACCTATCGCATTCTGCAGATGCATGGCGGTGCGATGGATGTGCGCTCGAATGCCGATCCGGCGGCGGCTGACCGGGGTACGACATTTACGCTGAGGCTGCCGTTGGCCTCTAGCGCTGCTGAGGTTCGAAAGGGCGTTGCGGCAGGAGCCGTACGCAAAGGGTAG
- a CDS encoding site-specific tyrosine recombinase codes for MQAAGQTSGNVQMVREYGVYLRVEKGLRPASCESYQRDLEQFAEHVEGRDGLLVGATQADVSGFMEGLRGHGVESRSIARKLSCLRGFYRWLLMDKRIQHDPTVNVETPASWKILPKSLAEGEVGEMLERTGVAARAADADGLALRDHAILELLYAGGLRVGEICALRVEDLHLDMARAQVRGKGDKERIVPLGRSAVEALERYLAMGRPGLVRGGVQRALFLSVRGNPLTRQWVWEMVRSAAPLGNKVSPHKLRHSCATHMVEHGADLRSVQTLLGHADIATTQVYTHVALGRLKQVHREHHPRGKRRVVTS; via the coding sequence ATGCAGGCTGCTGGTCAGACTTCGGGAAATGTGCAGATGGTGCGGGAGTATGGAGTCTATCTGCGCGTGGAGAAGGGTCTGAGGCCGGCAAGTTGCGAGTCGTATCAGCGGGATCTGGAACAGTTTGCTGAGCATGTTGAGGGGCGGGATGGGCTATTGGTCGGAGCCACGCAGGCTGATGTGAGCGGGTTTATGGAAGGGCTGCGAGGGCATGGGGTGGAGTCGCGGTCGATTGCGCGGAAGCTTAGTTGTCTGCGGGGGTTTTATCGGTGGCTGCTGATGGATAAGCGGATTCAGCATGATCCTACGGTGAATGTGGAGACTCCGGCTAGCTGGAAGATATTGCCGAAGAGCCTTGCTGAGGGCGAGGTGGGCGAGATGCTGGAGCGGACGGGTGTGGCTGCTCGGGCGGCGGATGCGGATGGGCTGGCGCTGCGGGATCATGCGATTTTGGAGTTGCTGTATGCGGGTGGGTTGAGGGTGGGGGAGATCTGTGCGCTGCGGGTGGAGGATTTGCATCTGGATATGGCTCGGGCGCAGGTAAGAGGGAAGGGCGATAAGGAGCGGATTGTTCCGCTAGGACGGAGTGCGGTGGAGGCGTTGGAGCGGTATCTGGCGATGGGGCGGCCGGGGCTGGTAAGGGGCGGCGTGCAGCGGGCGCTGTTTTTGAGTGTGCGGGGGAATCCGCTGACGCGGCAGTGGGTTTGGGAGATGGTTCGGTCTGCTGCTCCGCTCGGCAATAAGGTTAGTCCGCATAAGCTTCGGCATAGTTGTGCGACACATATGGTCGAGCATGGGGCGGATTTGAGGAGTGTGCAGACGCTACTGGGGCATGCGGATATTGCTACGACTCAGGTGTATACCCATGTGGCGTTGGGGAGATTGAAGCAGGTGCATCGGGAGCATCATCCGCGAGGGAAGCGGCGGGTGGTAACGTCGTGA
- a CDS encoding HEAT repeat domain-containing protein — MASARDVEQQAADLESLRSATPDVATASLRKALQHRNNYIVSRAAKLAADLSLPELTPDLAAAFARFLDNPIKTDPQCWAKNAIAKSLASLEYQEHELFLQGMRHIQLEPVWGGTSDTAGNLRGTCALALVQCRDLNSTRLLSLLTELFTDKELPVRVNAARAVEQVGSDSAMLLLRLRAELASDEPELLGACYSGVLHLEGPSAIPWAARFLSHQDDASAEAAIAIAETRTPEAFTALKASFATSRDPWFRTALLSAIALTRQDEAYNWLLTLIESDDDNTKDAHEALCRSNPPTPILERLTKLGHPCPTTPDT; from the coding sequence ATGGCCTCAGCACGCGACGTCGAACAACAAGCCGCAGACCTCGAATCCCTGCGATCCGCCACACCCGACGTCGCCACTGCGAGCCTTCGCAAAGCCCTTCAGCATCGCAACAACTACATCGTCTCCCGCGCAGCGAAGCTAGCCGCCGACCTCTCCCTGCCAGAGCTCACTCCCGACCTCGCCGCCGCCTTCGCCCGTTTCCTCGACAACCCCATCAAGACCGACCCACAGTGCTGGGCTAAGAACGCCATCGCCAAATCCCTGGCCTCGCTCGAATACCAGGAGCACGAGCTCTTCCTTCAAGGCATGCGCCACATCCAACTTGAACCCGTCTGGGGCGGCACCTCCGACACCGCCGGAAATCTCCGCGGCACCTGCGCCCTCGCCCTCGTCCAATGCCGCGACCTCAACAGCACCCGCCTGCTCTCCCTCCTCACCGAACTCTTCACCGACAAAGAACTCCCCGTCCGCGTCAACGCCGCCCGAGCCGTCGAACAAGTCGGCTCTGACTCCGCCATGCTCCTCCTCCGCCTCCGCGCCGAACTAGCCAGCGACGAACCCGAACTCCTCGGAGCCTGTTACAGCGGAGTCCTCCACCTCGAAGGCCCCAGCGCCATCCCATGGGCCGCGCGATTCCTCTCTCACCAGGACGACGCCTCCGCCGAAGCCGCCATCGCCATAGCCGAAACCCGCACCCCGGAAGCCTTCACCGCACTCAAAGCCTCCTTCGCAACGTCCCGCGACCCATGGTTCCGCACCGCCCTGCTCTCCGCCATCGCCCTCACCCGTCAGGACGAAGCCTACAACTGGCTCCTAACCCTGATCGAAAGCGACGACGACAACACCAAAGACGCCCACGAAGCCCTCTGCCGTTCCAACCCACCCACCCCAATCCTCGAGCGCCTAACAAAACTAGGCCACCCCTGCCCCACCACCCCTGACACCTAA
- a CDS encoding sigma-54-dependent transcriptional regulator encodes MALEKVLIVEDEVHARSGLTELIESWGYRAESAADGVEGLERAVQWGPSIVVTDLKMPRMDGMELLERIGCLPQRIAVVMLTAQGSIDSAVEAMRMGAYDYIPKPVDPVRLRTILQNASRQHELDEQAEVSPKEVRQSAGVGALVGSSPRMKEIFSLIERVAPSNVSVLVTGESGTGKELVARALHDLSGRRGKPFVAVNCAAIPETLIESEIFGHEKGAFTGALERRAGCFELAEEGTLLLDEIGEMPAATQAKLLRVLEDRKLRRLGSKMETPVDVRVVAATNKDPEQAVANGDLRGDLYYRLNVFNIQMPPLREHVEDVARIADKMIADMNERHGCTVSGMKDILLKRLEEYKWPGNVRELRNTIERAVILAGSGLLGVEHLPPQFGSPGFAPLVKKSGQYAAREIAAAIAEANSSGEVKRYIEDQNTVRVEVGTTVDEAERQLILKTLSSTHNNKTKAAEILGISSKTLQNKLKEYQNSASSATE; translated from the coding sequence ATTGCGTTGGAAAAGGTGTTGATCGTCGAAGATGAAGTTCACGCGCGAAGTGGCTTGACGGAGCTGATCGAGAGCTGGGGCTATCGTGCGGAGAGCGCGGCGGATGGGGTGGAGGGGCTGGAGCGCGCGGTCCAGTGGGGGCCGTCGATTGTGGTGACGGACCTGAAGATGCCGCGGATGGATGGGATGGAGCTGCTGGAGCGGATTGGGTGTCTGCCGCAGCGGATTGCCGTGGTGATGCTGACGGCGCAGGGATCGATTGATTCGGCTGTGGAAGCGATGCGGATGGGGGCGTATGACTACATCCCCAAGCCGGTGGATCCGGTGCGGCTGCGGACGATTCTGCAGAATGCGAGCCGGCAGCATGAGTTGGATGAGCAGGCCGAGGTCTCGCCAAAGGAGGTTCGGCAGTCGGCCGGAGTGGGAGCGCTGGTGGGCTCGTCGCCGCGGATGAAGGAGATATTTTCGCTGATTGAGCGGGTGGCTCCGTCGAATGTGAGCGTGCTGGTGACGGGCGAGAGTGGCACGGGCAAGGAGCTGGTGGCGCGGGCGCTGCACGATCTGAGCGGGCGGCGGGGGAAGCCGTTTGTTGCTGTGAACTGTGCGGCGATTCCGGAGACACTGATCGAGAGCGAGATCTTTGGGCATGAGAAGGGCGCATTTACGGGAGCTCTGGAACGTCGGGCGGGATGCTTTGAGCTGGCCGAGGAGGGGACACTGCTGCTCGACGAGATTGGCGAGATGCCGGCGGCGACTCAGGCCAAGCTGTTGAGGGTGCTGGAGGACAGGAAGCTGCGGCGGCTGGGTAGCAAGATGGAGACTCCGGTGGATGTGCGGGTGGTCGCGGCGACGAATAAGGATCCGGAGCAGGCGGTGGCGAATGGCGATCTGCGCGGGGATCTTTATTACCGGCTGAATGTGTTCAATATCCAGATGCCGCCGTTGCGGGAACATGTTGAGGATGTGGCGAGGATCGCGGACAAGATGATCGCCGATATGAATGAGCGGCATGGGTGCACGGTTTCGGGGATGAAGGACATCCTGTTGAAGCGGCTGGAGGAGTACAAGTGGCCGGGAAATGTGCGTGAGCTGCGGAACACGATTGAACGGGCGGTGATTCTGGCGGGGTCGGGGTTGTTGGGGGTCGAACATCTGCCGCCACAGTTCGGGAGTCCGGGATTTGCTCCTCTAGTGAAGAAGAGCGGGCAGTATGCGGCGCGGGAGATTGCGGCTGCGATTGCGGAGGCGAATAGCTCGGGCGAGGTGAAGCGATATATCGAGGACCAGAACACCGTTCGGGTTGAGGTGGGGACGACGGTGGATGAGGCCGAGCGGCAGCTTATTTTGAAGACGCTGTCGTCGACGCATAATAACAAGACGAAAGCCGCTGAGATACTGGGCATCAGCTCGAAGACATTGCAGAATAAGTTGAAGGAATATCAGAACTCTGCTTCTTCGGCTACGGAGTAA
- a CDS encoding rhodanese-like domain-containing protein, with protein MLEPEISPQSFAQLRQQPNAPLLLDVREPWEYQSAHLPNSLLMPMGEVASRAHQELDPDAPIVVLCHHGARSLSVTMWLRNQGFDHAQSLAGGIDAWSRSIDSTVPRY; from the coding sequence ATGCTTGAGCCAGAAATCTCGCCACAATCTTTCGCCCAACTTCGCCAGCAACCCAACGCCCCTCTTCTGTTGGACGTCCGCGAGCCCTGGGAGTACCAGTCCGCCCACCTCCCCAACTCCCTCCTCATGCCCATGGGCGAAGTTGCCTCCCGTGCCCACCAGGAGCTCGACCCCGACGCCCCCATCGTCGTCCTCTGCCATCACGGAGCCCGCTCCCTCAGCGTAACCATGTGGCTTCGCAACCAGGGCTTCGACCACGCCCAATCCCTCGCCGGCGGCATCGACGCCTGGTCCCGCAGCATCGACTCCACCGTCCCCCGCTACTAA
- a CDS encoding TetR/AcrR family transcriptional regulator, which yields MTKGQQTRDRIIAEAAPLFNQRGYEGCSIQDIMAATGLEKGGIYRHFDSKEELAAEAFDHAWHLAISTRFQKLDSIPNQVDRLKQHIANFVIRSGLPGGCPLLNTAVDSDNGNPVLRERVRKALHTWQTNLRKILKEGITAGTIRPTTDINKVSNLIIAVLEGALLIRRIEKNDEPLHQALEHLDTYLETEVRKPAHRTAKKL from the coding sequence ATGACCAAAGGCCAGCAAACCCGAGACCGCATCATCGCCGAAGCCGCTCCTCTCTTCAACCAGCGCGGCTACGAAGGCTGTTCCATCCAGGACATCATGGCCGCCACCGGCCTCGAAAAGGGCGGCATCTATCGCCACTTCGACAGCAAAGAAGAACTAGCCGCCGAGGCTTTCGACCATGCCTGGCACCTCGCCATCTCCACTCGATTTCAAAAGCTAGATTCCATCCCCAACCAGGTCGACCGCCTCAAGCAGCACATCGCCAACTTCGTCATCCGCTCCGGACTCCCCGGCGGATGCCCCCTCCTCAACACAGCCGTAGACTCCGACAACGGCAACCCCGTCCTCCGCGAGCGCGTCCGCAAAGCCCTCCACACATGGCAAACTAACCTCCGAAAGATCCTCAAAGAAGGCATCACCGCCGGAACCATCCGCCCCACCACCGACATCAACAAAGTCTCCAACCTCATCATCGCTGTCCTCGAAGGCGCTCTCCTCATCCGCCGCATCGAGAAAAACGACGAACCCCTCCACCAAGCCCTCGAACACCTCGATACCTACCTCGAAACAGAAGTCCGCAAACCTGCCCACCGCACAGCAAAAAAACTCTAA
- a CDS encoding DHA2 family efflux MFS transporter permease subunit — MSTTIAIPDQTKLLPRATARKPINPWVIALNVTLATFMELLDTSIANVSLPYIAGGLGRSFDEVTWILTTYLVANAVVLPMSAWLSRVFGRKNYYMACVTLFTITSFFCGIAPSLNIMLLARVLQGIGGGGLAPVEQAILVDTFPPAKRASAFALYTVAIVTAPAIGPVLGGWITDNYNWRWVFLINIPIGILSLFLTQRFVHDPPAFKAERESARTGGKLRIDYIGISLIVLGSASLEILLDRGQIDDWFGSSFIASMFVIAIICWSIAIFWELRHDDPIIDLRLLADRNFAIACTFYFIFGFGLFATTTMIPQILQSLYGYRAIDAGLVLGPGAFVITLLAPVGAQLVQRNIIHPRILIIISVVTVAASMFYYSGFNLQTNYAHFASARAFQGLGYAFFFVPLSVIAYSQLRPDQNNRASSLTNLFRNWGGSFGIAFITTLSERRQSFHQSVMGANLTHSSAALQEAIHNTAAYLTQHGYSKADSVRAATLFYYNQLSHQTQLLAFMDCFRLIGWITLLAVPILFFIRPFKVAGKPSANH; from the coding sequence ATGTCGACCACAATCGCCATCCCGGACCAAACCAAACTGCTCCCGCGGGCAACCGCAAGAAAACCCATCAACCCCTGGGTCATCGCCCTCAACGTCACCCTGGCCACCTTCATGGAGCTGCTCGACACCTCCATCGCCAACGTCTCCCTCCCGTATATCGCCGGAGGCCTAGGCCGCAGCTTCGACGAGGTCACCTGGATCCTCACCACCTACCTCGTCGCCAACGCCGTCGTCCTTCCCATGAGCGCATGGCTCTCTCGCGTCTTCGGCCGAAAAAATTACTACATGGCCTGCGTCACCCTCTTCACGATCACATCCTTCTTCTGCGGCATCGCACCCAGCCTCAACATCATGCTGCTCGCCCGCGTCCTGCAAGGCATCGGTGGAGGCGGCCTCGCTCCTGTAGAACAAGCCATACTCGTCGACACCTTCCCGCCCGCCAAACGAGCCTCTGCCTTCGCCCTCTACACCGTAGCCATCGTTACCGCCCCCGCCATCGGTCCCGTCCTCGGCGGCTGGATCACCGATAACTACAACTGGCGCTGGGTCTTCCTCATCAACATTCCGATCGGCATCCTCTCGCTCTTTCTTACCCAGCGCTTCGTCCACGACCCACCAGCCTTCAAAGCCGAGCGCGAATCCGCCCGCACCGGCGGCAAGCTCCGCATCGACTACATCGGCATCTCGCTCATCGTTCTCGGCTCAGCCTCACTCGAAATCCTCCTCGACCGCGGCCAGATCGACGACTGGTTCGGCAGCTCCTTCATCGCCTCGATGTTCGTCATCGCCATCATCTGCTGGTCCATCGCCATCTTCTGGGAGCTTCGCCACGACGACCCCATCATCGACCTCCGCCTCCTCGCCGACCGAAACTTCGCCATCGCCTGCACCTTCTACTTCATCTTCGGCTTCGGCCTCTTCGCCACCACCACGATGATCCCGCAGATACTGCAATCCCTCTACGGCTACCGCGCCATCGACGCCGGTCTCGTCCTCGGGCCCGGAGCCTTCGTCATCACGCTCCTCGCCCCTGTCGGCGCACAGCTCGTCCAGCGCAACATCATCCACCCGCGCATCCTTATCATCATCAGCGTCGTCACCGTCGCCGCGTCGATGTTCTATTACAGCGGCTTCAACCTCCAGACCAACTACGCCCACTTCGCCTCAGCACGAGCCTTCCAGGGCCTCGGCTACGCCTTCTTCTTCGTCCCTTTGAGTGTCATCGCCTACTCACAACTACGCCCCGACCAGAACAACCGAGCCTCCAGCCTCACCAACCTCTTCCGCAACTGGGGCGGCAGCTTCGGCATCGCCTTCATCACCACCCTCAGCGAGCGCCGCCAAAGCTTCCACCAATCCGTCATGGGCGCCAATCTCACCCACTCCTCCGCAGCCCTTCAGGAAGCCATCCACAACACCGCCGCCTACCTCACCCAACACGGCTACTCCAAAGCCGACTCCGTCCGAGCCGCCACCCTCTTCTACTACAACCAGCTCTCCCACCAGACCCAACTCTTAGCCTTCATGGACTGCTTCCGCCTAATCGGCTGGATCACCCTCCTCGCCGTCCCCATCCTCTTCTTCATCCGCCCCTTCAAAGTAGCCGGCAAACCCTCCGCCAACCACTAA
- a CDS encoding tyrosine-type recombinase/integrase, whose product MHNDLTGRNFSWLAEQFLAMLANERGASEHTVRAYAREVRSFAAYLQETMGEGAGVAGVEHLHIRAYLGLLYERGLTKASAARALAAVRSWFKWLAKEGKVQQNPALLVSTPKLPKHLPRVPSVEEVNRVLNSLDDKGSAKEDKQDAVAWPERDRVILELLYGCGIRNSELVGLDMGSVKWRDDAVLVRGKGKKERLVPLGDEAAAALRGYLPLREAKLLAAGKGALVYEGPLVMNLRMRGDCRLTTRSVGRIVKAIALSRGLAADVHPHTLRHAFGTHMLEEGADLRAIQEMLGHERLSTTQRYTQLTVGQVQRVYDETHPRAK is encoded by the coding sequence TTGCATAATGATTTGACCGGACGAAACTTCAGTTGGCTAGCGGAACAGTTTCTGGCGATGCTTGCGAATGAGCGTGGAGCCTCGGAGCATACTGTGCGGGCTTATGCGCGGGAGGTGCGGAGTTTTGCCGCTTATTTGCAGGAGACGATGGGTGAGGGTGCTGGGGTTGCGGGGGTGGAGCATCTGCATATTCGGGCTTATCTGGGGCTGCTGTATGAGCGTGGGTTGACGAAGGCTAGTGCTGCTCGGGCGCTGGCTGCGGTGCGGAGCTGGTTCAAGTGGCTGGCTAAGGAAGGGAAGGTGCAGCAGAATCCGGCGCTGCTGGTGAGCACACCGAAGCTGCCGAAGCATCTGCCTCGGGTGCCTAGTGTGGAAGAGGTGAATCGAGTTTTGAATTCGCTGGATGATAAGGGTTCGGCCAAGGAGGATAAGCAGGATGCGGTGGCCTGGCCTGAGCGGGATCGGGTGATTTTGGAGTTGTTGTATGGGTGTGGGATTCGCAATTCGGAGTTGGTGGGGCTGGATATGGGTAGCGTGAAGTGGCGGGATGATGCGGTGCTCGTGCGGGGTAAGGGGAAGAAGGAACGGCTGGTTCCGCTGGGGGATGAGGCTGCTGCTGCTTTGCGGGGTTATTTGCCGCTGCGGGAGGCGAAGCTTTTAGCCGCTGGTAAAGGGGCTTTGGTGTATGAGGGGCCGCTGGTGATGAATCTGCGAATGCGGGGAGATTGCCGGTTGACTACGCGGAGTGTGGGGCGGATTGTGAAGGCGATTGCGCTGTCGCGGGGGCTGGCGGCGGATGTGCATCCGCATACTCTGCGGCATGCTTTTGGGACGCATATGCTGGAGGAAGGGGCGGATTTGCGGGCGATTCAGGAGATGCTGGGGCATGAGCGGCTGTCGACTACTCAGCGGTATACGCAGTTGACTGTGGGGCAGGTGCAGCGGGTTTATGACGAGACGCATCCTCGGGCGAAGTGA